From one Verrucomicrobiota bacterium genomic stretch:
- a CDS encoding ATP-dependent helicase has protein sequence MKLADDAARQQFIHDHHTNFSVIAPAGVGKTTAIVARIVAIIQQRFIPFDQLYVVTYTKKAAQELYNRTLSRLFTQGDNPETSIQKIFFGTIHALADRILRQYGSLIDLPSDFQIETQMDSLWQDFLYQDKQEISILPPYTAFIELEDIERLVQMHSEDQSSALTPTDPIPFPTINWNLLLDFPAKNNRTIAEFQNNLRRWIQEPTLPFPSMSSMAKDFVELYRSVMEPVEASCARYFQQQYEAVREQFSRFRLQNGRLTYSDLIVFAQQALAMQSRRSGAYVLLDEAQDTDPEQFQLLLQIASDSPLSKPKSGHFCMVGDPQQSIYESRANVRFYQNLCHRLTQENALKTLEFSVTMRFSEAIAIHVNRVFQPLFEHSGQQVDFVPITAIKKDANALWQCLRTTQSDEEALVTLFQNKTPKDFGVTHWSEIAILAPRRTWLQELQQAFARPGLPEMQIHSKTTTYREFREFAWIEALVEFLWDPQNTFELAGILREIFGCSDDAIASYLTTPSPDPTSPVHSCYIQLHHLAKELNENMPLAIIDTLLEKLELRSRILAVQPCYHGDIERTVIRLAAQCPTLFEFKCQLHQLVSMSHEPESINENALQLYTFHKAKGLEWPVVFIPFINREPYPAPSIFPNLIHGQVVLNKAQQERMFPNLSVETRNNAQRLLYVALTRQQQRTIFIDDGTTPKSNSLKNILEGGVPFFDRLPALNYHS, from the coding sequence ATGAAGCTTGCCGATGACGCAGCTCGTCAGCAGTTTATTCACGACCATCACACGAATTTTTCTGTCATCGCCCCCGCCGGTGTTGGAAAAACGACAGCAATCGTGGCGCGTATTGTTGCGATCATCCAGCAACGTTTCATACCATTTGACCAACTCTACGTAGTCACCTACACCAAGAAAGCCGCACAAGAACTCTACAATCGGACTCTTTCGAGACTTTTCACGCAAGGGGATAATCCCGAAACATCCATACAAAAAATCTTTTTCGGGACAATTCACGCCTTAGCCGATCGCATTTTACGCCAATATGGATCCCTTATCGACCTGCCTTCGGACTTCCAAATTGAGACACAAATGGATTCCCTATGGCAGGATTTTTTATACCAGGACAAACAGGAAATATCCATTCTTCCTCCCTATACCGCCTTTATCGAACTTGAAGATATCGAGCGCCTCGTACAAATGCATTCCGAAGACCAGTCGTCCGCACTAACGCCCACGGATCCGATTCCATTTCCAACAATTAATTGGAACCTCCTTTTGGATTTTCCTGCTAAAAACAACCGAACGATCGCAGAATTTCAAAATAATCTACGTCGCTGGATTCAGGAACCGACGCTTCCCTTTCCTTCGATGTCGTCAATGGCAAAGGATTTTGTTGAACTTTATCGCTCTGTAATGGAACCTGTTGAGGCGTCTTGTGCGCGCTATTTTCAACAACAATACGAAGCAGTTCGGGAGCAATTTTCCCGATTTCGCCTTCAAAATGGCCGACTCACATACTCGGATCTCATTGTTTTTGCCCAACAAGCACTTGCGATGCAGTCGCGCCGATCGGGAGCCTACGTTCTTCTCGATGAAGCACAGGACACAGATCCAGAACAATTTCAGTTATTGCTACAAATTGCAAGTGATTCGCCTCTAAGCAAGCCGAAATCTGGACACTTTTGTATGGTTGGTGATCCGCAGCAGTCGATCTACGAATCCCGTGCCAACGTTAGATTTTACCAAAATCTCTGCCATCGCTTGACTCAAGAAAATGCGCTGAAAACGCTCGAGTTTTCCGTAACGATGCGTTTTTCTGAAGCCATCGCAATTCATGTGAACCGGGTTTTTCAGCCGTTATTCGAACACTCCGGGCAACAAGTTGATTTTGTGCCCATAACCGCCATTAAAAAAGACGCCAATGCCTTGTGGCAATGCCTTCGCACAACGCAATCCGATGAAGAGGCACTCGTAACACTCTTCCAAAATAAAACCCCAAAAGATTTTGGCGTCACACATTGGAGTGAAATAGCGATTTTGGCTCCCCGGCGGACCTGGTTACAAGAACTTCAGCAAGCTTTTGCACGACCTGGTCTGCCAGAAATGCAAATCCATTCGAAGACAACAACATACCGCGAATTTCGCGAGTTTGCATGGATCGAAGCGTTGGTTGAGTTTTTATGGGATCCACAAAACACCTTTGAACTGGCAGGCATTTTACGAGAGATTTTTGGCTGTTCTGATGATGCGATCGCCTCTTACCTGACCACTCCATCCCCAGATCCTACTAGTCCTGTGCATTCTTGCTACATACAGCTCCATCATCTTGCCAAGGAACTGAACGAAAATATGCCACTGGCGATTATCGATACGTTACTTGAAAAATTAGAATTACGTAGTCGTATTTTAGCTGTCCAGCCGTGCTACCATGGCGACATTGAGCGAACCGTCATCCGGCTTGCGGCCCAATGTCCAACGCTTTTCGAGTTTAAATGCCAGCTCCATCAGCTTGTCTCAATGAGTCATGAGCCCGAGAGCATTAACGAAAACGCGCTCCAACTTTACACCTTTCACAAAGCCAAAGGGCTGGAGTGGCCCGTCGTTTTTATTCCCTTTATCAACCGCGAACCTTATCCGGCACCATCCATATTCCCTAATCTTATTCACGGACAAGTCGTGCTCAATAAGGCCCAACAGGAACGTATGTTTCCAAATCTTTCTGTCGAGACCCGCAACAACGCTCAGCGCCTACTCTATGTTGCTCTCACACGCCAACAGCAGCGGACAATCTTTATCGATGACGGCACAACACCTAAATCAAACTCGCTCAAAAACATCTTAGAGGGTGGCGTTCCATTTTTCGACAGGCTCCCAGCCCTCAACTACCACAGCTAA
- a CDS encoding 16S rRNA (uracil(1498)-N(3))-methyltransferase: MIRAFYDGELEVGKCCHLERNEAHHVFRVLRAQPSETIQLLDGHGTIATGLVEPDQTVHIQKIQHATASRINFYPALLKSKAMDFLIREATAIGVRKISPLITDHSEVKIHDLENKLRHWNDIAREACKQSGNAFLPAIEPPQKSSKIILPSLTFVAALHPSARPILDYYQELRQFQTDTEIGVVIGPEGDFSEREYKDFEAPKLRFVTLSRQHILRSETAALYLLSLVDQLQMLPSSRYEACR; this comes from the coding sequence GTGATCCGGGCGTTTTACGATGGAGAATTGGAAGTTGGAAAATGTTGCCACTTGGAACGTAACGAGGCGCATCATGTATTTCGAGTTTTGCGGGCTCAACCGTCAGAAACCATTCAGCTTCTAGATGGCCATGGCACCATTGCAACAGGCTTAGTGGAGCCGGACCAAACGGTTCACATTCAAAAAATTCAGCACGCAACGGCATCACGCATCAACTTTTATCCTGCGCTGCTCAAAAGTAAGGCGATGGATTTTCTGATCCGAGAGGCGACAGCAATTGGTGTCCGAAAAATTTCCCCACTCATTACCGATCACAGCGAGGTCAAAATTCACGATTTGGAGAATAAACTACGGCATTGGAACGACATTGCTCGCGAGGCCTGCAAACAGTCGGGGAATGCTTTCCTTCCCGCGATTGAACCACCTCAAAAATCGTCAAAAATTATCCTTCCTTCACTGACGTTTGTTGCCGCACTTCACCCGTCTGCGCGTCCAATTTTGGATTATTACCAAGAACTAAGACAATTCCAAACGGATACAGAAATCGGAGTCGTCATCGGTCCAGAAGGTGATTTTTCGGAGCGTGAATATAAGGATTTTGAGGCGCCAAAACTTCGATTTGTCACCCTCAGCCGACAACACATCCTACGCTCTGAAACGGCAGCGCTCTATTTATTAAGCCTTGTCGACCAGCTGCAAATGTTACCTTCGTCAAGGTATGAAGCTTGCCGATGA
- a CDS encoding BatD family protein has protein sequence MRCLSSLIVFLWTWLVISTSAIAGASKTLAEGSVEARFEPNRITLSDEARYVIAFTNIVPSSFRLPNVPGLQQFGENTQQSVFSANGRVVRKTHIIYSFVAEHTGTFTMPAFDIAAEDEVITIPPSTLTVTEDAHGHQTRQEMAGGIEATLNVATTEAYVGQRIPIQIALRITGDDTQLLRCIPPETVNGHCILGPLGKEPKEGYQNGAEVFTWTTWVTPIKSGDLSLAFKTTCLCKVVQPLGLFAMASQVQRELETNIIPLKVAALPSPAPESFSGAIGDFSFQNFHLSSDRTLAGEPITLSIDLCGEGNFDRIQAPALLADETWKCFEPKTKFKEMGPSNGQKTFEYVIIPQKTGELVLPTIKFGYFSPTEHAYRELEVADTTKILVSRSTNALVAPPAPVAGSVSSSSAAPALHLLTQDTWPYRSLSPWILQSCIQRWLIAIIAAFLLITTLSLWKKHSQVAPQKSKKLPRLNLKKERQQLVKMLHNNDVDSGYKAALQLLNRTVTGNDFEKEISRAKILDRCQAVAPEQRKWLEEFLNEADDVVFGQKHVLKLYATRQIDTLLRIIPLLKKSS, from the coding sequence ATGAGGTGTTTGTCGTCATTGATCGTTTTTTTGTGGACATGGCTTGTAATCAGCACTTCGGCCATAGCAGGGGCATCTAAAACATTAGCCGAAGGTAGCGTCGAAGCACGTTTTGAACCTAATCGGATCACACTCTCCGATGAAGCCCGTTATGTTATCGCGTTTACCAATATCGTTCCCTCGTCTTTCCGCTTACCCAACGTTCCTGGACTCCAACAGTTTGGCGAAAATACACAACAATCGGTCTTTAGTGCCAATGGCCGCGTAGTGCGTAAAACGCATATCATCTATTCCTTCGTCGCCGAACATACCGGAACGTTTACAATGCCCGCTTTCGATATCGCAGCCGAGGACGAGGTTATCACCATTCCGCCTTCCACATTGACGGTTACGGAGGATGCTCATGGGCACCAGACACGTCAAGAAATGGCCGGTGGTATCGAAGCAACGTTGAATGTCGCAACCACAGAAGCGTATGTTGGTCAACGCATTCCGATACAGATTGCACTTCGGATAACGGGAGATGACACCCAACTTCTACGTTGCATTCCTCCAGAAACCGTTAATGGCCATTGTATTTTGGGGCCTTTAGGCAAAGAACCTAAGGAAGGGTATCAAAACGGTGCGGAAGTCTTTACCTGGACGACTTGGGTTACTCCGATTAAGAGTGGGGATCTTTCTCTCGCCTTCAAAACAACCTGTTTATGCAAGGTTGTACAACCTCTCGGCTTATTTGCGATGGCCAGCCAGGTGCAGCGTGAGCTCGAGACCAACATCATTCCTCTAAAAGTTGCTGCATTGCCATCACCAGCACCCGAATCTTTTAGCGGCGCTATCGGTGATTTTTCATTCCAAAATTTCCATCTATCGTCAGATCGTACGCTCGCAGGTGAGCCGATTACCCTTTCGATTGATCTTTGCGGAGAAGGCAACTTTGATCGCATTCAAGCGCCCGCACTTCTTGCCGACGAGACTTGGAAATGCTTCGAACCTAAAACGAAGTTTAAAGAAATGGGACCGTCGAATGGTCAAAAAACATTCGAATACGTCATTATTCCGCAAAAGACCGGTGAGCTCGTACTGCCGACAATCAAGTTTGGCTACTTCTCCCCAACCGAACATGCCTACCGTGAGTTGGAGGTTGCCGATACCACGAAAATTCTCGTCTCACGCTCAACTAACGCATTGGTCGCACCACCGGCTCCGGTTGCGGGTTCTGTGTCGTCTTCCTCTGCCGCTCCGGCGCTCCATTTACTCACGCAAGATACATGGCCCTATCGCTCACTCTCCCCTTGGATCTTGCAATCTTGCATCCAACGTTGGTTGATAGCGATCATTGCCGCATTCCTACTCATCACAACGCTGAGCCTTTGGAAAAAGCATTCACAAGTAGCGCCTCAGAAATCTAAAAAATTGCCTCGACTCAATTTAAAGAAGGAACGCCAACAGTTGGTTAAAATGCTCCATAACAATGATGTCGATAGCGGTTACAAAGCGGCGCTCCAATTGCTCAATCGCACCGTCACGGGCAATGACTTCGAAAAAGAAATTTCGCGTGCGAAAATCCTCGATCGATGCCAAGCGGTCGCACCAGAGCAGCGTAAGTGGCTTGAAGAATTTTTAAACGAGGCAGACGACGTCGTTTTTGGCCAAAAACACGTACTCAAGTTATACGCGACGCGGCAAATCGATACCCTTCTTCGCATCATCCCACTCCTTAAAAAATCCTCATGA